From Desulfuromonas soudanensis, the proteins below share one genomic window:
- a CDS encoding sensor histidine kinase, protein MQKLTDDELILELKARFEFQRKALNDLTGLTRQLETTNRKLQESEALKSHFLANIRNEINNPLTSIIGLSGQLMEDDRAPENVAMVSRMIYCEAFNLDFQLQNILMAAELEAGESRPSFNRVDVVGVLGRILDLLGHKIGEKGVTVRREAPETLLFTTDPQNFHLMLINLLANAIEFSPVGGEIEVSLRVDAGGLEVSVRDQGPGVDPKHRERIFDRFRQVDESSTKMHPGHGLGLSIVKALAELFGGCVLLGDADGGGTLFRFTLPEPAVPVSDVLSQEGNLFFFDQPETF, encoded by the coding sequence ATGCAAAAACTCACTGATGATGAACTGATTCTGGAGCTCAAGGCGCGCTTCGAGTTCCAGCGCAAGGCCTTAAACGATCTGACGGGTCTCACCCGGCAGCTGGAAACGACCAATAGGAAACTCCAGGAGTCCGAAGCGCTCAAGAGCCATTTTCTGGCCAATATCCGCAACGAGATCAACAACCCCTTGACCTCCATCATCGGCCTCTCCGGCCAGCTGATGGAGGACGATCGAGCGCCGGAGAATGTGGCGATGGTCAGCCGCATGATCTACTGCGAGGCTTTTAACCTCGATTTCCAGCTGCAGAACATCCTCATGGCCGCGGAGCTCGAGGCCGGTGAATCCCGCCCCTCCTTCAACCGGGTCGATGTCGTCGGCGTTCTCGGTCGCATTCTCGATCTCCTCGGTCACAAGATCGGCGAAAAAGGGGTGACCGTCCGCAGGGAGGCCCCCGAGACGCTTCTCTTTACCACCGACCCCCAGAACTTTCATCTGATGCTCATCAATCTGCTGGCCAACGCCATCGAATTCAGTCCCGTCGGCGGCGAAATCGAGGTGAGCCTCCGCGTGGATGCCGGGGGGTTGGAAGTCTCGGTGCGCGACCAGGGCCCCGGGGTCGATCCCAAGCACCGGGAGAGAATTTTCGACCGATTCCGTCAGGTCGATGAGAGCAGCACCAAAATGCATCCCGGCCACGGTCTCGGCCTGAGCATCGTCAAGGCCCTGGCCGAACTTTTCGGCGGATGCGTGCTGCTCGGCGATGCCGACGGCGGCGGGACTCTTTTCCGGTTCACACTTCCCGAACCGGCCGTCCCCGTCTCCGACGTTCTCTCCCAGGAGGGGAACCTCTTCTTCTTCGATCAACCGGAAACCTTCTGA
- a CDS encoding chemotaxis protein CheW: MSMAKTEDVQQYVTFKLGDECFAVEVSRAREILDFREVTRVPQTPKFMLGVLNLRGSVVPVIDMRLKLGMPATEKTVNTCIIVMEIQVDGDVLVVGALADSVQEVSEFDPEQIEPPPRIGSRLKTEYIRGMSNVDGQFIIILDIDRVFSAEELTLVASAGEEAEAS; the protein is encoded by the coding sequence ATGAGTATGGCAAAAACAGAGGATGTCCAGCAGTATGTGACGTTCAAGCTCGGCGACGAATGTTTTGCCGTCGAGGTGAGCCGGGCCCGGGAGATTCTCGACTTTCGCGAGGTGACCCGGGTTCCCCAGACCCCCAAATTCATGCTCGGGGTTCTCAATCTGCGAGGGAGCGTTGTTCCCGTCATCGACATGCGCCTCAAACTGGGGATGCCCGCCACGGAAAAGACGGTCAATACCTGCATCATCGTCATGGAGATCCAGGTCGACGGCGATGTGCTGGTTGTCGGGGCGCTGGCCGATTCGGTTCAGGAGGTGAGCGAATTCGACCCGGAGCAGATCGAACCGCCGCCGCGGATCGGCTCGCGGCTCAAGACCGAATATATCCGCGGCATGAGCAACGTCGACGGACAGTTCATCATCATCCTCGATATCGACCGGGTCTTTTCGGCGGAGGAACTGACGCTGGTGGCGAGCGCCGGTGAAGAGGCCGAGGCGAGTTGA
- a CDS encoding chemotaxis protein CheD: MQTLDTETTDKTHYLYPGGLFSSAEPHRVTTVLGSCISVCLWDAETRIGGINHYLLPLWNGEGLATPRYGNIAITRLIEKLLLLGCARKSLRAKVFGGASMLENTRGLLAVGERNISLAMSTLAEQRIPVISNDVGGFVGRKIIFDTATGAVLLRRNRGILMPSRTAAEP; encoded by the coding sequence GTGCAGACTTTGGATACGGAAACGACCGACAAAACCCACTACCTTTATCCTGGCGGCCTCTTCTCCAGTGCCGAGCCGCACCGGGTGACGACGGTTCTCGGCTCCTGCATTTCGGTCTGTCTCTGGGATGCCGAAACCAGGATCGGCGGGATCAACCATTACCTGCTTCCGCTGTGGAACGGCGAGGGCCTCGCTACGCCCCGCTACGGCAATATCGCCATCACCCGGCTGATCGAAAAGCTCCTCCTCCTCGGCTGCGCCCGCAAGAGTCTGCGGGCCAAGGTCTTCGGCGGCGCGTCGATGCTGGAAAACACCAGGGGGCTTCTGGCCGTCGGCGAGCGCAACATCTCCCTGGCGATGAGCACCCTCGCCGAACAGCGCATCCCCGTGATCAGCAACGACGTCGGAGGGTTCGTCGGGCGCAAGATTATTTTCGATACCGCCACCGGCGCCGTTCTCCTTCGTCGTAACCGCGGCATCCTCATGCCGTCCCGGACCGCTGCCGAACCCTGA
- a CDS encoding CheR family methyltransferase: protein MPSISDSGFRRFSELIYSLCGIKLPPHKKTMLEARLRRRLRSLGFGTFDEYGEYVFSPEGMENELVSMINEVTTNKTDFFREPAHYPFLVDKVLPALMRDFEVGIGRPLRLWSAGCSTGEEPYTLAMVLSEFADRVPDFDFSIFATDISTKVLEAARLGIYRLDKVEPVPEGLKKKYLLRSRDPEKKEVRIVPALRGRVAFRRLNFMDEDFGLTESFDIIFCRNVIIYFDRPTQERLLKRFCEHLPRDRYIFMGHSETLNGLRLPLKQVAPSIYQRI, encoded by the coding sequence ATGCCGTCCATCTCGGACAGCGGCTTCCGTCGTTTCAGCGAGCTCATCTATTCTTTGTGCGGCATCAAGCTCCCGCCGCACAAGAAGACCATGCTCGAGGCGCGGCTGCGGCGAAGGCTGCGCAGCCTCGGCTTCGGCACCTTTGACGAGTACGGGGAGTACGTCTTCAGCCCCGAGGGGATGGAGAACGAGCTGGTCAGCATGATCAACGAGGTGACCACCAACAAGACCGATTTTTTCCGGGAGCCGGCCCACTACCCCTTTCTCGTCGACAAGGTCCTGCCGGCCCTGATGCGCGACTTCGAGGTGGGGATCGGCCGTCCCCTGCGCCTGTGGAGCGCCGGCTGTTCCACCGGCGAGGAACCCTACACCCTGGCCATGGTCCTCAGCGAATTTGCCGACAGGGTCCCGGATTTCGATTTTTCCATATTCGCCACCGATATCTCCACCAAGGTCCTCGAAGCCGCCCGCCTCGGGATCTATCGTCTCGACAAGGTCGAACCGGTTCCCGAGGGGCTGAAGAAAAAATATCTGCTGCGCAGCCGCGATCCGGAAAAGAAGGAGGTACGGATCGTTCCTGCGCTTCGGGGGCGCGTCGCCTTCCGGCGTCTCAACTTCATGGACGAGGATTTCGGGCTCACCGAATCCTTCGACATCATCTTCTGCCGCAACGTGATCATCTATTTCGACCGGCCGACCCAGGAGCGCCTGCTGAAGCGATTCTGTGAGCATCTCCCCAGGGATCGCTACATCTTCATGGGGCATTCCGAAACCCTCAACGGCCTGCGCCTTCCTCTCAAGCAGGTCGCTCCGTCCATCTACCAGAGAATCTGA